In a genomic window of Acidobacteriota bacterium:
- a CDS encoding VOC family protein, which yields MPRVTLDHLVVPVDAVDRAQAAWRGAGHDVRPGGRHEGAPTENALIPVGDGTYIELLGPVRPTWRPRLQRLWRASRWPSFAARRTPLAARLLRVLAAVPPVADVCLAVTPLKEQLAAALGAGLDVPEPEPMGRARPDGLRLAWRLALPPLPALPFAIEDGTARALRVPRVSPDHQGLTLVQAHHVDIGVAGVREATTWFGAWLARRPAGVDPVVFVLDDGCALRLIEVGEEGVPGVLAAEYVARRAHDEFVWRFDVRHDNS from the coding sequence TCGATGCCGTCGACCGCGCCCAGGCGGCGTGGCGCGGGGCCGGGCACGACGTCCGCCCGGGCGGCCGGCACGAGGGCGCCCCGACCGAGAACGCCCTGATCCCCGTGGGCGACGGCACCTACATCGAGCTGCTGGGCCCGGTGCGTCCGACCTGGCGTCCACGGCTGCAACGGCTGTGGCGCGCGTCACGCTGGCCGTCGTTCGCCGCCCGGCGGACGCCGCTCGCCGCGCGCCTCCTTCGCGTGCTGGCCGCCGTCCCGCCGGTCGCGGACGTCTGCCTCGCGGTCACGCCGCTCAAGGAGCAGTTGGCGGCGGCCCTCGGCGCCGGCCTCGACGTTCCGGAGCCCGAGCCGATGGGCCGCGCCCGGCCCGACGGCCTCCGCCTCGCGTGGCGGCTCGCGCTGCCGCCGCTGCCCGCGCTGCCATTTGCCATCGAGGACGGCACCGCGCGCGCCCTGCGGGTGCCACGGGTGTCGCCAGACCACCAGGGCCTGACGCTCGTGCAGGCGCACCATGTGGACATCGGCGTCGCCGGCGTACGGGAAGCCACGACGTGGTTCGGCGCGTGGCTGGCACGCCGGCCGGCCGGCGTCGATCCGGTGGTCTTCGTCCTCGACGATGGATGCGCCCTCCGCCTGATCGAGGTCGGTGAGGAGGGGGTGCCCGGCGTGCTCGCCGCCGAGTACGTCGCCCGCCGCGCGCACGACGAGTTCGTCTGGCGCTTCGACGTCCGGCATGACAATTCATGA
- a CDS encoding amidohydrolase family protein: MQSKALRRLAPWASFAMALAVSTTAVAQSLTPAPARKAGEGEGPFKRLVIRGITMIDGTGAPPQGPMDLVIEGNRIAEVRSVGYPKVPIREGGRPARGEKEIDGSGMYVMPGFVDLHVHAGGAPKNPEAEYPYKLWLAHGVTTVRGVGLTGMDLAVSEARRSAKNEIVAPRIFNYHGPFSGEGWDQSKPRNAETVREWVRWAKKKGIDGLKLGALDPDIMAAVLDEARKEGLGSTAHLGQMGVVRMNARDASRLGLGAMTHFYGLFESLLKDRSVQSYPVDQNYNDEQHRFGQVARLWDQIHPRGSDQWNALIDEWVERKFILDPTMTIYSAGRDVMRSRNADWHEKYTLPSLWDFFQPSREAHGSYWFYWTTWDEVAWRNFYHVWMSFLNDFKNAGGRVTTGSDSGFIYQNYGFGYVQELEMLQEAGFHPLEVIRSATLYGAEALHEPKGVPIDFGIIRPGLLADLVIVDQNPIENLKVLYGTGAVKLNDQTGAVERVGGVKYTIKDGIVYDAKQLLADVAAMVDKQKAERRTQTTSGGQ, from the coding sequence ATGCAGAGCAAGGCACTCCGGAGGCTGGCGCCCTGGGCCAGCTTCGCGATGGCGCTTGCCGTCTCGACGACGGCCGTCGCCCAGTCGCTGACGCCCGCCCCCGCCCGAAAGGCCGGTGAGGGCGAGGGCCCGTTCAAACGCCTCGTCATCCGCGGCATCACGATGATCGACGGCACCGGCGCTCCGCCACAGGGTCCGATGGACCTCGTCATCGAAGGCAACCGCATCGCCGAAGTGCGCAGCGTCGGCTATCCGAAGGTGCCGATTCGCGAAGGCGGTCGCCCCGCCCGCGGCGAGAAGGAGATCGACGGCAGCGGCATGTACGTCATGCCCGGCTTCGTCGACCTGCACGTGCACGCTGGTGGCGCGCCAAAGAACCCCGAGGCCGAGTACCCCTACAAGCTCTGGCTGGCCCATGGGGTCACGACCGTCCGCGGGGTCGGCCTGACGGGCATGGACCTCGCCGTCTCCGAGGCCCGTCGGTCGGCGAAGAACGAGATCGTCGCGCCGCGCATCTTCAACTACCACGGGCCGTTCAGCGGCGAGGGCTGGGACCAGAGCAAGCCGCGCAACGCCGAGACCGTGCGCGAGTGGGTGCGCTGGGCGAAGAAGAAGGGCATCGACGGGCTGAAGCTCGGCGCGCTCGATCCCGACATCATGGCGGCCGTGCTCGACGAGGCGAGGAAGGAGGGCCTCGGCTCGACGGCGCACCTCGGCCAGATGGGTGTCGTGCGCATGAACGCGCGCGACGCCTCACGCCTCGGCCTCGGCGCGATGACCCACTTCTACGGCCTGTTCGAGTCGCTGCTGAAGGACCGCAGCGTCCAGAGCTATCCCGTCGACCAGAACTACAACGACGAGCAGCACCGCTTCGGCCAGGTGGCGCGCCTCTGGGACCAGATTCACCCGCGTGGCAGCGACCAGTGGAACGCGCTCATCGACGAGTGGGTGGAGCGCAAGTTCATCCTCGACCCGACGATGACGATCTACTCGGCCGGCCGCGACGTGATGCGGTCGCGCAACGCCGACTGGCACGAGAAGTACACGCTGCCGTCGCTCTGGGACTTCTTCCAGCCGAGCCGCGAGGCCCACGGCTCGTACTGGTTCTACTGGACGACGTGGGATGAAGTGGCGTGGAGGAACTTCTACCACGTGTGGATGTCGTTCCTGAACGACTTCAAGAACGCGGGCGGACGCGTGACGACCGGCTCCGACTCGGGCTTCATCTACCAGAACTACGGGTTCGGCTACGTGCAGGAGCTCGAGATGCTGCAGGAGGCCGGCTTCCACCCGCTCGAGGTCATCCGCTCGGCCACGCTCTACGGCGCCGAAGCGCTGCACGAGCCGAAGGGCGTCCCGATCGACTTCGGCATCATCCGCCCTGGCCTGCTCGCCGACCTCGTCATCGTCGACCAGAACCCGATCGAGAACCTCAAGGTGCTGTACGGCACCGGCGCCGTGAAGCTCAACGACCAGACCGGCGCCGTCGAGCGCGTCGGCGGCGTCAAGTACACCATCAAGGACGGCATCGTCTACGACGCGAAGCAGCTGCTGGCCGACGTCGCCGCGATGGTCGACAAGCAGAAGGCCGAGCGGCGTACGCAGACGACGTCAGGCGGCCAGTAG
- a CDS encoding amidohydrolase family protein, giving the protein MMPSVPGVAHQQAREEKKEVIGTTEIGARPAPARTAGEGEGPFTRLVIRGITMIDGTGAPPQGPMDIVIEGNRIAEVRSVGYPKVPIREGGRPAKGDKEIDGTGMYVMPGFVDTHTHAGGMQAPEAEYVYKLWLAHGVTTARGVPFGGLDWSLSEKARSAKNEIVAPRMFSYHFPFTGDGWDTKKPQTPDTAREWVRFVAGKGADGLKLFAFDPEVMAALIDEAKKHGLGTTAHLHQMGVVRMNALEASRLGLGTMTHFYGLFESLLKDRSIQSYPLAQNYNDEQHRFGQVARLWHQIHPRGSRPWNDLIDEWVKRGFVIDPTMTIYSASRDVMRSRNADWHERYTLPVLWDFYQPSREAHGSYWFHWTTEDEVAWRNFYRVWMSFLNDYKNAGGRVTTGSDSGFIYQLYGFGYIQELELLQEAGFHPLEVIRSATLYGAETLHEPKGRPIEFGIIRPGLLADLVIVDQNPIENLKVLYGTGAVKLNDQTGVVERVGGVKYTIKDGIVYDARQLLADVAAMVDRAKGRATTAAR; this is encoded by the coding sequence ATGATGCCCAGCGTCCCTGGCGTGGCCCATCAGCAGGCCCGGGAAGAGAAGAAGGAGGTCATCGGCACCACGGAGATCGGCGCCAGGCCCGCGCCCGCCCGGACGGCCGGCGAGGGCGAGGGCCCGTTCACGCGTCTCGTCATCCGCGGCATCACGATGATCGATGGGACGGGAGCGCCCCCTCAGGGCCCGATGGACATCGTGATCGAGGGCAACCGCATCGCAGAGGTGCGGAGCGTCGGCTACCCGAAGGTGCCGATCCGCGAGGGCGGCCGCCCCGCGAAGGGCGACAAAGAGATCGACGGCACCGGCATGTACGTGATGCCCGGCTTCGTCGACACGCACACGCACGCCGGCGGCATGCAGGCGCCCGAGGCGGAGTACGTCTACAAACTCTGGCTCGCGCACGGGGTGACGACGGCTCGCGGCGTGCCGTTCGGAGGGCTGGACTGGTCGCTCTCCGAGAAGGCGCGAAGCGCGAAGAACGAGATCGTCGCGCCGCGGATGTTCTCGTACCACTTCCCCTTCACCGGCGACGGGTGGGACACGAAGAAGCCCCAGACGCCCGACACCGCCCGCGAGTGGGTCCGTTTCGTCGCGGGCAAGGGAGCCGACGGCCTGAAGCTCTTCGCCTTCGACCCCGAGGTGATGGCGGCGCTCATCGACGAAGCGAAGAAGCACGGCCTCGGCACGACCGCCCACCTGCATCAGATGGGCGTCGTCCGAATGAACGCCCTCGAGGCGTCGCGGCTCGGCCTCGGCACGATGACGCACTTCTACGGCCTCTTCGAGTCGCTCCTGAAGGACCGGAGCATTCAGAGCTATCCGCTCGCCCAGAACTACAACGACGAGCAGCATCGCTTCGGCCAGGTGGCGCGTCTCTGGCATCAGATACACCCGCGCGGCAGCCGGCCGTGGAACGACCTGATCGACGAGTGGGTGAAGCGGGGCTTCGTCATCGACCCGACGATGACGATCTACTCGGCGAGCCGCGACGTCATGCGCTCGCGCAACGCCGACTGGCACGAGAGATACACGCTGCCGGTCCTGTGGGACTTCTATCAGCCGAGCCGCGAGGCCCACGGCTCGTACTGGTTCCACTGGACGACCGAGGACGAAGTGGCGTGGAGGAATTTCTACCGCGTGTGGATGTCGTTCCTCAACGACTACAAGAACGCCGGCGGTCGCGTCACCACCGGGTCGGACTCCGGGTTCATCTATCAGCTCTACGGCTTCGGGTACATCCAGGAGCTCGAGCTGCTGCAGGAAGCCGGGTTCCACCCGCTCGAGGTCATCCGCTCGGCCACGCTGTACGGGGCGGAGACCCTGCACGAACCGAAGGGCCGGCCCATCGAGTTCGGCATCATCCGCCCGGGCCTGCTCGCCGACCTCGTCATCGTCGACCAGAACCCGATCGAGAACCTCAAGGTGCTCTACGGCACGGGCGCGGTGAAGCTCAACGACCAGACGGGTGTCGTGGAGCGGGTCGGGGGCGTCAAGTACACGATCAAGGACGGCATCGTGTACGATGCCAGGCAACTGCTGGCCGACGTGGCCGCGATGGTCGACCGGGCGAAGGGCCGGGCGACGACGGCTGCGCGGTAG
- a CDS encoding S49 family peptidase, with product MGAVRDGIVQGIVQVFVVGFTAMLVLVLIFAVFMMAGAGLGAGMGSAAGPRLDGMTTTYVHQAGTRGSRNKLLALRVRGIILGSAPRDRSSSIFLGDLTYGYDIQRALDEAAGRDEVKGVLLHVETPGGTIFGSRAIHDGVVEYRRATGKPVVAYIEGLSASGGVMAMVGADRIYADHGSLVGSIGILGPQLIYYDKPVAVDGGLFGGGITTQGGIEQTIITAGRGKDLGNPFRRPTEEEVAVLTRAIDAEYASFVRHVAEHRRLDEATVRDRMGAHVFDNTGAEEYGLIDGTRNRKEAVGELAALAEIGDDFEVVRPREADMGIFRQMLLGEARPSIDTAGARREVLREVCAAALRYPLAYYGDPAALCAP from the coding sequence ATGGGAGCGGTGCGCGACGGCATCGTCCAGGGCATCGTGCAGGTCTTCGTCGTGGGCTTCACGGCCATGCTGGTCCTGGTGCTGATTTTCGCCGTGTTCATGATGGCCGGCGCGGGGCTCGGCGCCGGCATGGGCAGCGCGGCCGGGCCGCGCCTCGACGGCATGACGACGACCTACGTGCACCAGGCGGGCACGCGCGGCAGCCGCAACAAACTGCTCGCGCTCCGGGTCCGGGGCATCATTCTCGGCTCGGCGCCTCGCGACCGCTCCTCGTCGATCTTCCTCGGTGACCTGACGTACGGGTACGACATCCAGCGTGCGCTCGACGAGGCCGCCGGCCGCGACGAGGTCAAGGGCGTGCTGCTGCACGTCGAGACGCCAGGGGGCACGATCTTCGGTTCGCGGGCGATTCACGACGGCGTGGTCGAATACCGCCGCGCCACCGGCAAGCCGGTCGTCGCCTACATCGAGGGGCTCTCAGCCTCTGGCGGCGTCATGGCCATGGTGGGAGCCGACCGCATCTATGCGGATCACGGGAGCCTGGTCGGCAGCATCGGCATCCTCGGGCCGCAGTTGATCTACTACGACAAGCCCGTCGCCGTCGACGGAGGCCTGTTCGGCGGCGGCATCACGACGCAGGGCGGCATCGAGCAGACGATCATCACCGCCGGGCGCGGGAAGGACCTCGGCAACCCCTTCCGGCGCCCGACCGAAGAGGAAGTGGCCGTCCTGACGCGAGCGATCGACGCCGAGTACGCGAGCTTCGTCCGCCACGTCGCCGAGCACCGCCGGCTCGACGAGGCGACCGTACGCGACCGGATGGGCGCCCATGTCTTCGACAACACCGGCGCCGAGGAGTACGGCCTGATCGACGGCACGCGCAATCGAAAGGAGGCCGTGGGCGAGCTGGCCGCGCTCGCAGAGATCGGAGACGACTTCGAGGTGGTGCGGCCCCGCGAGGCCGACATGGGTATCTTCAGGCAGATGCTGCTCGGCGAGGCACGCCCGTCGATCGACACGGCCGGCGCCCGCCGCGAGGTCCTGCGCGAGGTCTGCGCCGCGGCACTGCGATACCCGCTGGCGTACTACGGCGACCCGGCGGCACTGTGCGCCCCGTAG
- a CDS encoding PQQ-binding-like beta-propeller repeat protein → MISRRQFVGFAGAAMAAGVVAADVRRAWGQAVVGPTADDWPQFRGGPALTGVSPGRVAVQPKLLWSFAAGDEPVESSAAIFDGVVYVGSTSGALVAIQLSDGRERWRADIADGVGESSPAVADGVVYVGALSGLLHAVDAATGKPRWTFKTGSEVKSSPVVVDDRVLIGSYDGHLHAVARRDGAPVWKLQTESYVHGTPAVVAGVAYFGGCDEWLRGVRVSNGQEVLSLDVGAYMAASVAIAGRRAYFGTFDNQVVAADLEKGQVLWRYEHPERKFPFYSSAAVAEGLVVVGGRDRMVHGIDAATGEGRWTFATRARVESSPAVAGGRAFVGSNDGRVYAIDLATGQAAWEYTIGSAVTASPAIASGRVVVGAGDGQVYCFG, encoded by the coding sequence GTGATCAGCCGTCGACAGTTCGTCGGATTCGCCGGAGCCGCGATGGCCGCCGGTGTCGTGGCCGCCGACGTGCGCCGCGCCTGGGGCCAGGCGGTGGTGGGCCCCACTGCCGACGACTGGCCTCAGTTCCGGGGGGGACCCGCACTGACGGGCGTCTCGCCGGGCCGGGTCGCCGTCCAGCCGAAGCTGCTCTGGTCGTTCGCCGCGGGCGACGAGCCCGTCGAGTCGTCGGCAGCCATCTTCGACGGCGTGGTCTACGTGGGCTCCACGTCGGGCGCACTGGTGGCGATCCAGCTCTCCGACGGCCGCGAACGCTGGCGTGCGGACATCGCCGACGGCGTCGGCGAGTCCTCGCCGGCCGTGGCCGACGGCGTCGTCTACGTCGGGGCGCTGTCGGGACTGCTACACGCCGTCGACGCCGCGACCGGAAAGCCGCGGTGGACCTTCAAGACGGGGAGCGAGGTCAAGTCATCGCCCGTGGTCGTGGACGATCGGGTGCTCATCGGCTCGTACGACGGACACCTGCACGCCGTGGCGCGGCGCGACGGCGCGCCCGTGTGGAAGCTCCAGACCGAGAGTTACGTGCACGGGACGCCGGCGGTGGTCGCCGGCGTGGCCTACTTCGGCGGGTGCGACGAGTGGCTGCGCGGCGTGCGCGTGTCGAATGGTCAAGAGGTGCTGTCGCTCGACGTCGGCGCGTACATGGCGGCCTCGGTGGCCATCGCCGGTCGGCGCGCGTACTTCGGGACGTTCGACAACCAGGTGGTCGCGGCGGACCTCGAGAAGGGGCAGGTGCTCTGGCGCTACGAGCACCCCGAACGCAAGTTCCCGTTCTATTCCTCGGCGGCGGTGGCCGAGGGCCTGGTGGTCGTGGGCGGGCGGGATCGGATGGTGCACGGGATCGATGCCGCCACGGGCGAGGGGAGGTGGACGTTCGCGACACGCGCGCGCGTCGAGTCGTCTCCGGCGGTGGCGGGAGGACGCGCGTTCGTCGGTTCGAACGATGGACGTGTCTACGCGATCGACCTCGCGACGGGGCAGGCTGCCTGGGAGTACACGATCGGCTCGGCGGTGACGGCGTCGCCAGCCATCGCCAGTGGCCGCGTGGTGGTTGGCGCCGGCGACGGGCAGGTGTACTGCTTCGGGTAA
- a CDS encoding PQQ-binding-like beta-propeller repeat protein, with product MARTTGSSMKWSAAVLMAVGALVATVALSADDRSRGDWPMWGGTPDRNMVSTMTGLPLEWDVKTGKNIRWVQELGSQTYGNPVVAEGMVFVGTNNEAVRDPKQAGDRGVLKAFRESDGTFLWQVTHEKLPAGRVNDWPYQGICSSPLVEDGVVYYVSNRGEVVALDAQGFRDGKNNGPYTDEKYTSEYDADILWIFDMMEEVGAFPHNMSNASPVTHGDLLYVSTSNGVDESHVVVPSPRAPSIVALNKKTGELVWEDNSVEDRILHGQWAPITVAEVGGVVQVIHPQGDGWVRGYEATSGKKLWEFDTNPKDSVWPKTRNELISTAVVYDGLVYLANGQDPEHGEGVGHLFAIDPTKRGDITESGKVWHYQKIRRSVSTAAIVDGLVYYPDFSGFLHCLDAKTGEVYWVHDMFAAIWGSPLVADGYVYLGDEDGDIAILRHGKKLELVAEINMASSVYSTPVPANGTLFIANRNQLFAIENGAQLKTSAN from the coding sequence ATGGCCCGGACAACTGGCAGCTCGATGAAGTGGTCGGCGGCGGTGCTGATGGCGGTGGGCGCGCTCGTGGCGACGGTCGCCCTGTCGGCCGACGACCGGTCGCGTGGTGACTGGCCGATGTGGGGTGGCACGCCCGATCGGAACATGGTCTCGACGATGACGGGGCTGCCGCTCGAGTGGGACGTCAAGACCGGCAAGAACATTCGGTGGGTCCAGGAACTCGGGTCGCAGACCTACGGCAACCCGGTCGTCGCCGAGGGCATGGTCTTCGTCGGCACGAACAACGAAGCCGTGCGCGATCCGAAGCAGGCCGGCGATCGCGGCGTGCTCAAGGCGTTTCGCGAGTCGGACGGGACATTTCTGTGGCAGGTGACGCACGAGAAGCTGCCTGCCGGACGGGTCAACGACTGGCCCTACCAGGGCATCTGTTCCTCGCCGCTCGTCGAGGACGGCGTCGTCTACTACGTGTCGAACCGCGGTGAGGTGGTCGCGCTCGACGCGCAGGGTTTCCGCGACGGCAAGAACAACGGGCCCTACACCGACGAGAAGTACACGTCGGAGTACGACGCCGACATCCTGTGGATCTTCGACATGATGGAGGAGGTCGGCGCCTTCCCGCACAACATGTCGAACGCGTCCCCCGTGACCCACGGCGACTTGCTCTACGTTTCGACGTCCAACGGCGTCGACGAGAGCCACGTCGTCGTCCCGTCGCCGCGCGCGCCGTCGATCGTCGCGCTCAACAAGAAGACCGGCGAACTGGTGTGGGAGGACAACTCGGTGGAGGATCGCATCCTGCACGGCCAGTGGGCGCCCATCACGGTAGCGGAGGTCGGTGGCGTGGTCCAGGTGATCCACCCGCAGGGTGACGGGTGGGTGCGCGGCTACGAGGCCACGTCGGGCAAGAAGCTCTGGGAATTCGACACGAACCCGAAGGACTCCGTGTGGCCGAAGACGCGCAACGAGCTCATCAGCACGGCCGTGGTGTACGACGGGCTCGTCTACCTGGCCAACGGCCAGGACCCCGAGCACGGCGAGGGTGTCGGCCACCTGTTTGCCATCGACCCGACAAAGCGCGGCGACATCACCGAGTCTGGGAAGGTGTGGCACTACCAGAAGATCCGCCGGTCGGTCTCGACGGCCGCGATCGTCGACGGCCTCGTCTACTACCCCGATTTCAGCGGCTTCCTTCATTGCCTCGATGCGAAGACCGGCGAGGTGTACTGGGTCCACGACATGTTCGCCGCGATCTGGGGGTCGCCGCTCGTCGCGGACGGGTACGTCTACCTGGGCGACGAAGACGGCGACATCGCCATCCTGCGCCACGGCAAGAAGCTCGAGCTCGTGGCCGAGATCAACATGGCGAGCTCGGTGTACTCGACGCCGGTGCCCGCCAATGGGACGCTCTTCATCGCGAACCGGAACCAGCTCTTCGCGATCGAGAACGGCGCGCAGTTGAAGACGAGCGCGAACTGA
- a CDS encoding PQQ-binding-like beta-propeller repeat protein, which translates to MTRQRFVPIFLLSVTLSLGLVADPASAQWWHQRGPTQDGLSSESGLPARWTPGGDGMAWRVPFGGRSTPVVVGGRVCLQNTAGRSTNWDEADDVQERVMCFDARSGNVLWEHRFSVALTDVPPHRVAWASPAANPETGRLFALGVAGTLVALSPEGAVVWQRNLIEEFGFVTTHGGRTASPIVDSGLVIISGLMSGWGPWARGGNRWLAFDEDTGTTVWISSPQPRHYDTNYSTAIVRDLASGTRALLVGGTDGAIHALEVATGRPIWRFDMTKRAVNTEVVTIGDDAVVTHSEENLGTNEMGLVARIRTDGRGDVGNEVVRWRTLGWLGGFGSPVVVDDVIYHMDNGAVLGAFDATTGERLWTRELGTIQRGSLVYGDGKLYVGTENGKFFILRPSRTGVEVLDEDLLGSETDPEMIQTGVAVADGRVYLVTDRAMYAIGPNEPRPTSATSVRMGPAPGPAGPPVAALVVPAEVRVAPGASVRFDIRLFDAAGRRVSPPAGAVSWALDGLGGTIGPDGAYAAAQPPLGEAGTVTARVGELSASSAVRVIPPLPWHIDFESFEGEAPPRQWINATGKFVVREVDGTKALFRLPDTTLTRRARLFMGQSTWSDYTVEVDVRSTEARRQLGDVGIFGQRYGLILLGNNQRLELHPWQTARAMTVATRYAWKADTWYRLKLRVENLPDGTSRVQGKVWPRDEAEPDAWMVEKIDRIPHREGSPGLYADAPVGAWFDNIRVTPHGR; encoded by the coding sequence ATGACACGACAGCGGTTCGTCCCGATTTTCCTCCTGTCCGTCACCCTGAGTCTCGGCCTGGTGGCCGACCCGGCCTCGGCGCAGTGGTGGCACCAGCGCGGCCCGACGCAAGACGGCCTCTCCTCGGAAAGCGGACTTCCCGCACGCTGGACGCCCGGCGGCGACGGCATGGCGTGGCGCGTGCCGTTTGGCGGGCGCTCGACGCCGGTCGTCGTCGGCGGGCGGGTGTGCCTTCAGAACACGGCGGGCCGCAGCACGAACTGGGACGAGGCCGACGACGTGCAGGAGCGCGTGATGTGCTTCGATGCCCGAAGCGGCAACGTGCTCTGGGAGCATCGCTTCAGTGTCGCCCTCACCGACGTTCCGCCCCACCGCGTGGCCTGGGCCTCGCCCGCCGCCAACCCGGAGACGGGCCGGCTGTTCGCGCTCGGCGTGGCGGGGACGCTCGTGGCGCTGTCGCCCGAGGGCGCCGTCGTCTGGCAGCGGAATCTGATCGAGGAGTTCGGGTTCGTCACGACGCATGGCGGCCGTACGGCGTCGCCCATCGTCGACAGCGGCCTCGTCATCATCAGCGGCCTCATGTCGGGGTGGGGGCCCTGGGCCAGGGGCGGCAACCGCTGGCTGGCGTTCGACGAAGACACCGGGACCACCGTGTGGATCTCGTCGCCGCAGCCCCGGCACTACGACACCAACTACTCGACGGCCATCGTCCGCGACCTCGCGAGCGGCACGCGCGCCTTGCTCGTCGGCGGGACCGACGGCGCGATTCACGCCCTCGAGGTGGCAACCGGCCGGCCGATCTGGCGCTTCGACATGACCAAGCGCGCGGTCAACACGGAGGTCGTCACGATCGGCGACGATGCGGTCGTGACCCACAGCGAGGAGAATCTCGGCACGAACGAGATGGGCCTCGTGGCGCGCATCCGCACCGACGGGCGGGGAGACGTGGGCAACGAGGTCGTTCGGTGGCGGACGCTCGGGTGGCTGGGTGGCTTTGGATCGCCCGTCGTGGTCGACGACGTCATCTACCACATGGACAACGGCGCGGTGCTCGGCGCGTTCGACGCGACGACCGGCGAGCGGTTGTGGACCCGCGAGCTCGGCACCATCCAGCGAGGCTCGCTGGTCTACGGTGACGGGAAGCTGTACGTCGGCACGGAGAACGGCAAGTTCTTCATTCTGCGGCCCAGCCGCACGGGCGTCGAGGTGCTCGACGAGGACCTGCTCGGCAGCGAGACGGATCCAGAGATGATCCAGACCGGCGTTGCCGTGGCGGACGGTCGCGTGTACCTGGTCACCGACCGGGCGATGTACGCCATTGGCCCGAACGAGCCCCGGCCGACGTCGGCGACGTCGGTCCGGATGGGGCCCGCGCCGGGGCCGGCGGGCCCGCCAGTCGCGGCGCTGGTCGTGCCGGCCGAAGTCCGGGTCGCGCCCGGCGCGTCCGTCAGGTTCGACATCCGCCTGTTCGATGCGGCGGGTCGCCGCGTGTCGCCACCGGCTGGAGCGGTGAGCTGGGCGCTCGATGGGCTCGGTGGGACGATTGGGCCAGACGGTGCCTATGCGGCCGCGCAGCCCCCGCTCGGCGAAGCCGGCACGGTGACGGCCAGGGTGGGCGAGCTGTCGGCCTCGTCGGCGGTGCGCGTGATTCCACCGCTTCCGTGGCACATCGACTTCGAGTCGTTCGAGGGCGAGGCCCCGCCACGCCAGTGGATCAACGCGACGGGCAAGTTCGTCGTCCGCGAGGTCGACGGCACGAAGGCACTCTTCCGGCTGCCAGACACCACACTGACGCGACGCGCGCGGCTCTTCATGGGGCAATCGACATGGAGCGACTACACCGTGGAGGTCGACGTCCGGTCCACCGAGGCGAGACGGCAACTCGGCGACGTCGGCATCTTCGGCCAGCGCTACGGGCTCATCCTGCTCGGCAACAACCAGCGGCTCGAGCTGCACCCGTGGCAGACCGCCCGGGCGATGACCGTCGCCACCCGGTACGCCTGGAAGGCCGATACCTGGTATCGGCTCAAACTGCGCGTCGAGAACCTGCCCGACGGCACGTCGCGCGTGCAGGGCAAGGTGTGGCCGCGCGACGAGGCGGAGCCCGACGCCTGGATGGTGGAGAAGATCGACCGGATTCCCCATCGCGAGGGGAGCCCTGGACTGTATGCCGACGCACCCGTTGGCGCCTGGTTCGACAACATTCGCGTGACACCTCATGGACGGTGA